In the Topomyia yanbarensis strain Yona2022 chromosome 3, ASM3024719v1, whole genome shotgun sequence genome, one interval contains:
- the LOC131692599 gene encoding uncharacterized protein K02A2.6-like, with amino-acid sequence MIESATCFGQVNVIKQRSSDKRFNKRDQPSSKPAANDTRKKPDTPCWFCGAFHYVRDCTFKNHKCSECKQFGHREGYCNSSKKSQRSSRKGNHSVASKMVVVNVCNVQKRRRFVSVTLDGTQVRLQLDTASDITVISQQIWKKIGSPRLSPATVKAKAASGNILPLDGEFNCDITIGENTRTQIIRVTEKPLHLLGSDLVDNFHLWSIPMDTFCCQVTSTPSTSGTLKATYPKVFSEKLGLCNRTKVKFEVKEQCKPVFCAKRPVAYAMYSAVDQELDRLEKLNIITLVDYSEWAAPIVVVRKANGNIRICGDYSTGLNSALQPHLYPLPLPEDIFAKLANCKIFSQIDLSDAFLQVEIDEQYRHLLTINTHRGLYHYNRLPPGVKVAPGAFQQLIDTMLAGLKGTSGYLDDVIVGGETQEEHDRNLEAVLQRIQDFGFTIRAEKCSFSKQQIRYLGHLFDRRGLQPDPVKVEAITKLPPPTDISGVRSFLGAINYYGKFVPNMRQLRYPIDNLLKSETKFVWNSECQQAFERFKQILSSGLLLTHYDPKQEIIVSADASSVGLGATISHKFPDGSIKVVQHASRALTKAEQNYSQPDREGLAIIFAVTKFHKMIFGRKFRLQTDHAPLLRIFGSKKGIPMYTANRLQRFALNLLLYDFDIEYVPTDKFGNADVLSRLINQHVKPEEDYVIASIILEEDVRSVAADTVNMLPLSFRVVAQSTQADPLLRKVFRYIQDGWPSSKTVDPELKRFHSRQESLTVVDGCILFAERLVIPSQYRKRCLDQLHRGHPGMQRMKAIARSYVYWPSIDDDIIGYVKACQHCASVSRSPPCAAPVPWPKTSGPWQRVHVDFAGPIEGEYYLIAVDSYSKWPEIVQTRRITSTATISILCGLFARLGMPVTLVSDNGTQFTSVEFAEFCAINGIEHITTPPFHPQSNGQAERFVDTFKRAVKKIREGRGSITDALDTFLLAYRSTPNRSAPEGKSPSELLFGRKIRTCLELLRPPPATEPKPIEKQHSQLRFFSRNDPVFAKVYARNSWKWSPGVIVERIGDVMYNIWVEDRRMLRSHINQLRCRTVTGSTTNTVGQQTRYAQLPLDILLDVWKLPNLPTDTTSQSSSTPQPTTSQCASSTPRCDQPPESVVSPSLSPLSSSSHATSSEFESAVEADPVAALPRRSSRVRRAPQWFDPFHLY; translated from the coding sequence ATGATCGAGTCAGCCACATGTTTCGGTCAAGTGAATGTCATTAAGCAGCGATCTTCTGATAAACGGTTCAACAAACGGGATCAGCCATCTTCGAAGCCTGCTGCAAACGACACGAGGAAAAAACCTGATACACCGTGTTGGTTTTGCGGTGCATTTCACTACGTACGGGACTGTACCTTCAAAAACCACAAATGCTCTGAATGTAAGCAGTTTGGACATCGTGAAGGCTACTGCAACAGTTCAAAAAAGTCACAACGTTCATCGAGAAAGGGTAATCATTCGGTGGCAAGCAAAATGGTCGTCGTTAATGTGTGCAACGTGCAGAAGCGAAGGAGATTCGTTTCCGTTACCCTTGATGGAACACAGGTTCGTCTTCAGTTGGATACGGCTTCCGATATTACCGTCATCAGCCAGCAGATCTGGAAGAAAATTGGCAGCCCAAGGTTGTCACCAGCAACAGTAAAAGCCAAGGCAGCATCTGGAAACATTTTGCCACTTGATGGTGAATTTAACTGTGACATCACTATCGGCGAAAACACACGCACGCAGATAATTCGTGTCACCGAGAAACCACTACACCTGCTTGGATCTGATTTAGTCGATAATTTTCATTTGTGGTCCATACCAATGGATACTTTTTGCTGCCAAGTTACTAGTACCCCGTCCACCAGTGGAACTCTCAAAGCTACTTACCCAAAAGTGTTCAGCGAAAAGCTCGGGTTGTGCAACCGGACCAAAGTTAAATTTGAGGTAAAAGAACAGTGCAAGCCTGTTTTTTGTGCCAAGCGTCCGGTGGCGTATGCAATGTACAGCGCAGTCGACCAGGAATTGGACAGGTTAGAAAAACTCAATATCATCACACTGGTCGACTATTCGGAATGGGCAGCGCCGATCGTCGTAGTGCGCAAAGCAAATGGCAACATCCGAATTTGCGGAGACTATTCAACAGGTCTAAACTCCGCTTTGCAGCCTCATCTGTATCCACTGCCACTCCCGGAAGACATCTTTGCCAAGCTGGCTAACTGCAAAATATTCAGCCAGATTGATCTTTCGGACGCTTTTCTACAGGTGGAAATCGACGAACAGTACCGTCATTTGCTGACAATTAACACACACCGTGGTCTTTACCACTACAACCGCCTTCCACCTGGTGTAAAGGTAGCACCTGGTGCTTTTCAGCAGCTCATCGATACCATGCTAGCCGGCCTTAAGGGCACTTCTGGTTATCTCGATGACGTCATTGTTGGCGGTGAAACACAAGAGGAGCACGACCGTAATTTGGAAGCAGTTCTTCAGCGGATTCAGGATTTTGGTTTTACCATCAGAGCCGAAAAGTGCAGCTTCAGTAAGCAACAGATACGCTATTTGGGCCATCTATTCGACCGACGTGGATTGCAACCTGATCCAGTAAAAGTTGAGGCAATAACCAAGCTACCTCCTCCCACTGACATTTCAGGTGTTCGCTCTTTCCTTGGGGCGATCAATTATTACGGCAAGTTTGTGCCCAACATGCGACAGTTGCGCTATCCGATCGACAACTTGCTGAAGTCGGAGACAAAGTTCGTCTGGAATTCGGAGTGCCAGCAAGCGTTCGAGCGATTCAAGCAGATTCTCTCCTCGGGACTTCTGCTGACACACTACGATCCGAAGCAGGAGATTATAGTATCGGCTGACGCATCATCCGTTGGCCTCGGAGCAACCATCAGTCACAAATTCCCCGATGGGTCCATCAAGGTTGTTCAGCATGCTTCCAGAGCGCTCACGAAAGCGGAACAAAACTACAGCCAGCCCGATCGCGAAGGTTTAGCAATCATCTTTGCAGTCACCAAGTTCCACAAAATGATTTTCGGTAGGAAATTCCGCCTACAAACCGACCACGCTCCTCTGCTTCGAATTTTTGGTTCTAAGAAGGGTATACCGATGTATACGGCAAACCGGTTACAACGTTTCGCCCTCAATCTGCTATTGTACGATTTTGACATTGAATACGTGCCAACCGACAAATTTGGCAACGCTGACGTGTTGTCTCGTCTAATCAACCAACACGTTAAGCCAGAGGAGGATTACGTCATTGCGAGCATTATCCTCGAAGAAGATGTAAGGTCAGTAGCCGCAGATACCGTTAATATGTTACCTCTCAGTTTCAGAGTCGTAGCACAGAGTACCCAAGCTGATCCACTGCTTCGCAAAGTCTTCCGGTACATACAAGACGGTTGGCCTTCATCAAAAACCGTCGATCCGGAGCTTAAGCGGTTTCACTCCAGGCAGGAGTCACTTACTGTGGTTGATGGGTGTATTCTGTTTGCTGAACGACTCGTCATTCCATCGCAGTATCGAAAACGATGCTTGGACCAGCTTCATCGTGGACATCCGGGCATGCAGCGGATGAAAGCAATCGCCAGAAGCTACGTCTACTGGCCCTCCATAGATGATGATATAATTGGTTATGTAAAGGCGTGTCAGCATTGCGCATCCGTTTCCAGGTCCCCTCCTTGCGCTGCTCCTGTACCGTGGCCGAAAACATCTGGCCCATGGCAGCGTGTTCACGTAGATTTTGCCGGTCCCATCGAAGGCGAATATTACCTCATTGCAGTGGATTCGTACTCCAAGTGGCCAGAGATTGTGCAAACCAGAAGAATCACCTCTACAGCTACAATCAGCATCCTGTGTGGCCTTTTTGCTCGACTTGGTATGCCAGTGACTCTAGTGTCCGACAACGGTACCCAATTTACGAGCGTGGAATTTGCTGAGTTTTGCGCAATCAACGGTATCGAGCACATCACGACACCCCCCTTTCATCCACAATCCAACGGCCAAGCTGAGCGTTTTGTAGACACTTTCAAAAGGGCCGTCAAGAAAATCCGAGAGGGTAGAGGATCAATTACTGATGCGTTGGATACCTTCTTGCTCGCTTATAGAAGCACACCTAACCGTTCGGCTCCTGAAGGCAAATCTCCATCTGAACTTTTGTTTGGTCGCAAGATCCGAACCTGTCTCGAACTACTTCGGCCGCCCCCTGCGACTGAACCGAAGCCAATCGAGAAGCAGCACAGCCAGTTGAGATTTTTCAGTCGGAATGATCCAGTATTTGCCAAAGTATATGCAAGAAACAGTTGGAAATGGTCTCCAGGTGTGATCGTCGAAAGAATTGGTGACGTGATGTACAACATCTGGGTGGAGGACCGCCGAATGCTACGTTCGCATATTAATCAACTCCGTTGTCGAACTGTAACCGGATCAACCACCAACACAGTAGGACAGCAAACCAGATATGCTCAGTTACCTTTGGATATTCTGTTGGACGTGTGGAAGCTGCCGAACTTACCAACTGATACAACATCACAGTCATCATCGACGCCGCAGCCAACCACCTCACAATGTGCATCGTCGACACCTCGTTGTGATCAGCCGCCTGAATCGGTGGTTAGTCCATCACTTTCTCCACTGTCTTCGTCATCACATGCAACATCTTCCGAATTTGAGTCAGCAGTTGAAGCAGATCCGGTGGCAGCACTACCACGCCGATCTTCGAGAGTTCGAAGAGCGCCGCAGTGGTTTGACCCGTTCCACCTTTATTAA